A single region of the Sulfitobacter geojensis genome encodes:
- the mobB gene encoding molybdopterin-guanine dinucleotide biosynthesis protein B, whose translation MKLYGVVGWKNAGKTGLMERLVTDITGRGLTVSTVKHAHHSFDVDHAGKDSFRHRVAGATEVLLASRNRFALMHELRDAQEPTLADLLTRLGPVDLVLVEGYKRDGHPKIEAHRSVTGNPLIAPDDPTIRAIATDTPLDLEIPSFDLNDTVKIADFILTEVGLC comes from the coding sequence TGGAGCGTCTGGTCACCGACATCACGGGGCGCGGCCTGACGGTTTCGACAGTCAAACACGCGCACCATTCCTTTGACGTCGATCACGCGGGCAAGGACAGTTTTCGCCACCGCGTTGCAGGGGCCACTGAGGTGCTGCTGGCATCGCGCAACCGGTTTGCCCTGATGCACGAGCTGCGCGACGCGCAAGAGCCGACATTGGCCGATTTGTTGACGCGGCTGGGGCCTGTCGATCTGGTGTTGGTGGAGGGGTACAAACGCGACGGCCACCCCAAAATCGAAGCGCACCGTAGCGTCACGGGGAATCCCCTGATTGCGCCGGATGACCCGACCATCCGCGCGATCGCCACCGACACTCCGCTTGATCTGGAGATCCCCAGTTTTGACTTGAACGACACGGTTAAAATCGCTGACTTCATCCTGACGGAGGTGGGCCTGTGTTAG